In the genome of Trypanosoma brucei gambiense DAL972 chromosome 4, complete sequence, the window TTTCTGAATTAAGTCAAGTGTAGGAAACATAATTATACTACCGCTCCAGCACAAAtgtgtgcaaaaaaaaaataataaataagtaaTACAACCATCAAGAAAACTCGTATCCGCTCCGTGGCGCACCAAAacgttaaaaaaataaaggaagtggCAAGACAACCGATCGTAAGTACACAGAAAAGCGTACAATTCACTAAtgaacccccccccccaataaaacaaaaacagcccATTACATGGGTtagttaaaaaataaaaacaaatgtaATCATCACAAATCAATGCTGAAAACAAGGTAGCGTGCCGCTACCGGGATACAACCATCGAACCGCCGACGGTTTATCTCCTCCTCCCACAACAGGAAAGATATTGAACAACTCATTGTAATGTTCCTCACTAACATGGTGTATCACAACAGATTTATTTGAAATGTATTTTCTAACGCTACCAGGACCCGCATTGTGAAACCGGCACGCTTTCGTATCCACACTTATTAGGTTTCTGTACACTACCTTTTCTCTCAGTATCGTTCCAACCATCACATCTTCATAGAACATGCCAAGATCAAGAAAGTCAAAATAGTCCCACATAGAAAAGGGCATGTTCACTAGACGCTCAAGAGGTTTATACGAAATGATGGCTTGTGCAGTGTCCCTGGAGAGAGTAATGCAATATCCGTTCACATATGTAAGTTGGTTACGCCGCCATATCCGGTTATAGTAGTTGTAACGACCCATATACAAACCATGACGAGGCATTACACGAAGGTCCGCAAGGTATTTTGGAACACGAATAAATATGTCATCATCACCCTTCACAATGTAACTTACGTTAGGAAACATGTGAAgagcaaaccgaagccacaaatatgttttccGGCTCATCGCAACCTCAGCCTCAATTCCCCAGTTTCCATTCTCACCAATCTTCTTCCGTGTGGATGGAGAGACATCATTTGTTGGTAGCGTAATAATGTCATGTGTACGTGCGGCCTCTTCCTTTAGAGAGTGTGAAATCAAATAACTGTTTGACTGATGTGGTGCGAGAAGATATAATGGCAGGAGGCTCCCACTAAAGTTGTTTGATCGTGTGGCCACGCCACTATACTTCCAGCATGTCTGTCGCTGCAAGTCACGCCGCCTGCTTCTCTCACTGTTGTCCACAGAAGGAATTCCAAGGACGGCTAGGAATCTTTGTGCCTTCCACACGGCAGCAACGTTAGACGGAACGAACATCAAATATTCATCTTCGTCTATCGGTTGTGAAACTCCAGCCTGATTTTCATCTAAAAAAGTAGATACCACATGAATTCTATGTAAGTTGCAGCAGATAATCAAGAGTGACATCACAAGTAGAAGTATCACTGCTATGTCTGCTGTACGTGGCCTCCTCCTCGCTTGTGTTGGTCGCATCTTCAGCGGTGACATGTCTACAAAGAAGTTATcgagggaaaaacaatttAAATTGGCAAATGCGAGAATTCGCGCAGTTGTTAGCAACACAATTAGCTGACAAATTCATGTTCATCACAATTCAATGTAGACCGCTATGAAAGAACTCATAAAGGTCGTATGAGGCATGAGGATATACGTCCACGAGGGAGACATTTGAAATCATGAATATCTCAACAGTTATTAAACTTTACAACTTAAGTAGGACATCCACTCCCAAACTAGGCAATATTTTAAAAGTTACATTTGGGGGAAAGGGACCGTTAATCACGGTTTCGAACGATACCCAAAAACTGTTCATAACCAAACCTCCCAGTTTTGACCGAAACGAAACGGCGTAACTGTCATGTGATCAACAAACGAGTTCCaaggaaaaataatcaaCGAACGGTATAGTATGCCGTCGGTTAttacacacagacacaaacacagaaaGTAACTAAAGTGTTTTAGGAATAGGAGTGACGCTAATACAATCCTAACAAACTATAGGGTGAGGGATCTCATAGTTCCCAAGCAACCTCAATAATTCAGGTCCTCTTAcgccaaaagggaaaagaaggtgggatttctcttttccgtCCAAGTCGGAATTCACACTGCATCGCCGCCCAATTGCTATTCAACCACATTAGCTTTGAGGGTGCCGGTGGTATTACACCTTCAGGAAAGTAGTCCATTAACATTTCGTAATCGGCTTCCTGTATGTGGTGTATCACAACAGACATGTTCCTAACGCTCTTCTTCACACCAAACTTGCCCGCATTGTGAAAGTGACAACGACCCATCTCCACACTTATTAGGTTTCTGTACACTACCTTTTCTCTCAGTATCATTCCAACCATCACATCTTCATAGAACATGCCAAGATCAAGAAAGTCAAAATAGTCCCACATAGAAAAGGGCATGTTCACTAGACGCTCAAGAGGTTTATACGAAATGATGGCTTGTGCAGTGTCCCTGGAGAGAGTAATGCAATATCCGTTCACATATGTAAGTTGGTTACGCCGCCATATCCGGTTATAGTAGTTGTAACGACCCATATACAAACCATGACGAGGCATTACACGAAGGTCCGCAAGGTATTTTGGAACACGAATAAATATGTCATCATCACCCTTCACAATGTAACTTACGTTAGGAAACATGTGAAgagcaaaccgaagccacaaatatgttttccGGCTCATCGCAACCTCAGCCTCAATTCCCCAGTTTCCATTCTCACCAATCTTCTTCCGTGTGGATGGAGAGACATCATTTGTTGGTAGCGTAATAATGTCATGTGTACGTGCGGCCTCTTCCTTTAGAGAGTGTGAAATCAAATAACTGTTTGACTGATGTGGTGCGAGAAGATATAATGGCAGGAGACTCCCACTAAAGTTGTTTGATCGTGTGGCCACGCCACTATACTTCCAGCATGTCTGTCGCTGCAAGTCACGCCGCCTGCTTCTCTCACTGTTGTCCACAGAAGGAATTCCAAGGACGGCTAGGAATCTTTGTGCCTTCCACACGGCAGCAACGTTAGACGGAACGAACATCAAATATTCATCcttttattaaaaaatgtGTTTGTCCTTTGAGTTtcatgtaaaaaaaaaaaaaaagaaagacgatGACACCGTTTTTCGTAGTTGAGTGAAGTGCTCCGCCATTTTCAGCGGTCTTTATTTTTGCGAAAGGGCCTTGACGGTGTCGCCTTGTTACGTAATGCTTTTATAAAGTTCGATGTGTAAGTTTCGTTTGTGCCTACTGTTGTTTttagtttaaaaaaaatagttatGAGAGTTGAGTGGTAACTGGTACGACCCGTTTATTATTAGCaggtaaagaaaaggcatgtttttttcttctatttttttttgttaaacaAACCCGAACATGGTATTAATTATGACAAATTTTCACATATGCGGTGTGGTCGCACGATCGATCCCACAACTACCAGGCcgtgaaggagaaggagacgTTAACATCGTAAGAATATGTGTTGTtgcattatttatttttcaaagAAATAATGGCGATTCCCCCCATAGTTACAGTTGGCCGTTGTGATTCGCCCCTCACATTCACTTTTATGTACCCGATGTGCCATGAAGGTGGGACGAATATTCATTAATTTGAAAAGTTTGTGCATGGCATATTCGATATCAAAcccttctttaaaaaaaaaaaacaacatcttCCGATATGTTAATGTTAATGctaattttcattttcatattttattttttaagtTGAGATGCGTTCGATGTGAATTGTTCCTCCCTCCTGTGCTAATTTTGGAGAATGTTTTGAGTACTTTTTGAAGTGTTCAGCACTTCACTGACCTTCGCggagcatatatatatatatatattttttttttttaataagaaaaaaaaagcgccaACTGTGGACCCcgcactgtttttgcacttCGTTCATCGGCTTTTCCATTTAAAATTCACTAATTAGAAATTTCACATAAGTCACCGGCTCTCCTTCACACGATGTAAATTTCGGTATGGCGTGTCGTGTCGTGGCGTGCAGgcgtaatattttttttcctcattcaGTAATACATACATGAGTGCACACAAGCAAAcgtatattttattttattttattttatatgcGAACTGTAACTCGAGACTATCTCAAGCACGAGAATATGAGGAACCTCGGTGccttcgcttctttttttttttttaattccccAATAATTCTTTTGCTATATCATGTTGTGTCACTTCCTCCTTATCTTTTTACATATGGTCGGATGGTGACAAAAAGTTTTGTAGGGAacgaattttttttaaaaaaacagaagaaaagaaaaggaaaaagaaaaagaaaagaatgggaAGTGACACAAGCGTCAGTTTGTACATAAAAGTTCCACGGAGGTGCGGGGGCGATATGTTAACATCAGTTCATACATTTcataagtgtttttttttttttagcatcGGTCCATTCATTCAATCCAGTATCAGAAAGCGAGgtaaagatgaagatgaagatgaagaaagaaaaaaaaaaagaaaagaaaaaaaagaaaaaagaaaaaagaatagggGAAGATGGGAAGAAAAGCGGCAGCAAACTGGCGAATGGCGCGTCACTTCATTCAAGCAGATAAAattctcttttcttattttattttgtgtttttgtttttgtttttgtttttgtttttaaaactGTTATTaatactttttctttactttactcttcttttttactttattttattttggttcTGCTCCCCACAATATTCACCACAGTGAAGAGaagaacacacacacacaaacaaaagaaaaaaagaaaagaaaaggagacaaGAGGAggcatttattttcctctttcccttcagtTACGTACCGGAGGTGCAAACAaggcgaaaaagaaatgaaaaaagtaTCACAATTGGCAtgaaggaacaacaacaaaaaaaaaatttaaaaaaagaagaaaaaaaagaaaaaaaaaggaggggacaATCCACTGGggaataaacaacaaaacttaCGATAGGagagtaaaaataaaaaaatgaaacaaaagcagagGGTCGACATGGACAAGAGAGCGATGaataaatttttaaaaaaaaagaaacgtgtagaggcaataataataacaataacaataatagtgatTAATAACAGTATGGGGCGGGAAGAGAACCGACggccaaaaaaaacaaacaaacaaacaaaaaacaaaaacacatggaaacaaaaagaaaaaaaaaggaaaaaagaaaagcgaacAATCGTTTGCATAAGTTGACGTTGCATTTCATTATGCGTTCACTACTGTTATCGTTTGCAACACTTACGCACGTCACTGTTTCTTTtagtctctttttttttaaaaaaaaaagaagcgttGATGAGAAATATTTAATTTACACTTCAGTAAGCaagcgaacaaacaaaagaaaaaaaataacagtaaAAGTACCATTAAATGatatcaataataataataataacaataacaataacaatctgatatgatatgatatgataACATACCAATGATAATAGCAATgataataaatataaacaaaaaaatttaaaaagaaattcATTGTCACCccacttattttctttctataTCGTTCAATTTCttatcactttctttttttttgtttcgtttctgttgccgctttctttttttttcttttttttgggttATTTCAGATCCCCCGACGCAACTGCCAGTCTCGCGCTACATTTTCTTCAATTCCTCATCCTTTTTTGGTGTCAGACCTCGCTACTTTTTAACTTCGCCTCGCAAACTCCCACTAGCTATtcatctttatttatttttattttatttcttttattttcttttcgcctCAACCGTCTCTTCGGGTTTccactccttcctcttctataaataaaaataaaaatataaataaatataaatatataaattctCTTCAGTGGAATAACCAAGCAGCAGATATTGAAGTTAATACATACCCTGACGGCCCCCATATACCCgcacacatataaatataaatataaatataaataaataaataatataaatataatgaTGGAACAAgtgaagtaaacaaacaaacaaacaaacaagaaaagaaacgacaGCTAAACGCACAATAAAAatcgcaacaaaaa includes:
- a CDS encoding UDP-Gal or UDP-GlcNAc-dependent glycosyltransferase, putative; its protein translation is MFVPSNVAAVWKAQRFLAVLGIPSVDNSERSRRRDLQRQTCWKYSGVATRSNNFSGSLLPLYLLAPHQSNSYLISHSLKEEAARTHDIITLPTNDVSPSTRKKIGENGNWGIEAEVAMSRKTYLWLRFALHMFPNVSYIVKGDDDIFIRVPKYLADLRVMPRHGLYMGRYNYYNRIWRRNQLTYVNGYCITLSRDTAQAIISYKPLERLVNMPFSMWDYFDFLDLGMFYEDVMVGMILREKVVYRNLISVEMGRCHFHNAGKFGVKKSVRNMSVVIHHIQEADYEMLMDYFPEGVIPPAPSKLMWLNSNWAAMQCEFRLGRKREIPPSFPFWRKRT
- a CDS encoding UDP-Gal or UDP-GlcNAc-dependent glycosyltransferase, putative — its product is MSPLKMRPTQARRRPRTADIAVILLLVMSLLIICCNLHRIHVVSTFLDENQAGVSQPIDEDEYLMFVPSNVAAVWKAQRFLAVLGIPSVDNSERSRRRDLQRQTCWKYSGVATRSNNFSGSLLPLYLLAPHQSNSYLISHSLKEEAARTHDIITLPTNDVSPSTRKKIGENGNWGIEAEVAMSRKTYLWLRFALHMFPNVSYIVKGDDDIFIRVPKYLADLRVMPRHGLYMGRYNYYNRIWRRNQLTYVNGYCITLSRDTAQAIISYKPLERLVNMPFSMWDYFDFLDLGMFYEDVMVGTILREKVVYRNLISVDTKACRFHNAGPGSVRKYISNKSVVIHHVSEEHYNELFNIFPVVGGGDKPSAVRWLYPGSGTLPCFQH